One segment of Piscirickettsia litoralis DNA contains the following:
- the tnpB gene encoding IS66 family insertion sequence element accessory protein TnpB (TnpB, as the term is used for proteins encoded by IS66 family insertion elements, is considered an accessory protein, since TnpC, encoded by a neighboring gene, is a DDE family transposase.) — MKLPSSTKVYLATTYCDMRKSIDGLAWEVESRFNLNVLDGAVFIFFNRKKDKLKYLYFDGTGF, encoded by the coding sequence ATGAAATTGCCGTCATCCACTAAGGTTTATCTGGCAACGACATACTGTGATATGCGTAAATCGATTGATGGTTTAGCTTGGGAGGTTGAGTCTCGATTTAATCTTAATGTACTTGATGGTGCCGTTTTTATCTTTTTTAATCGCAAGAAAGATAAGCTGAAATACTTATACTTTGATGGCACGGGTTTT
- the tnpA gene encoding IS66 family insertion sequence element accessory protein TnpA — translation MEAITNIKRSRAEWLSLVEQWRESGQTLKEFCQSNGLKHTQFSYYASVQCKQKKDSLGFAEVKTAPTGLSLRLCGQHELILSPDFDEHTLLKVLNVASHVQ, via the coding sequence ATGGAAGCAATAACGAATATCAAGAGATCACGCGCCGAATGGTTGAGTTTAGTTGAGCAATGGCGTGAATCAGGCCAAACCCTTAAAGAGTTTTGTCAATCGAATGGCCTAAAGCATACACAATTTAGTTATTATGCTTCTGTTCAGTGCAAACAGAAAAAAGACAGTCTTGGTTTTGCCGAGGTCAAAACAGCACCCACAGGGTTGTCACTTAGATTGTGTGGCCAGCATGAATTGATTCTCTCTCCCGATTTTGATGAGCATACTTTACTCAAGGTACTCAATGTGGCTAGCCATGTTCAATGA
- a CDS encoding IS6 family transposase has protein sequence MMTERGLKVSYESIRRWSKKFFHPITQQLCKKEAQRSDKWCLGEMTTKINGDKYVLLRAVDNESYELNIFIQKCKENNVLVPGSFPSIKFFTMCQTSLGRKC, from the coding sequence ATGATGACAGAGCGAGGATTAAAAGTGAGCTATGAAAGCATTAGACGTTGGAGCAAAAAGTTCTTCCACCCTATAACCCAGCAACTGTGCAAGAAAGAAGCGCAGCGATCTGATAAGTGGTGTTTAGGTGAGATGACCACCAAAATTAATGGTGACAAATATGTATTGTTGCGTGCCGTAGATAACGAAAGCTATGAACTGAATATTTTCATCCAGAAGTGCAAAGAAAATAACGTGTTGGTGCCAGGCTCATTCCCATCGATCAAATTCTTTACAATGTGCCAAACCTCTCTTGGGCGAAAGTGCTGA
- a CDS encoding DUF4158 domain-containing protein — protein MARMKIFNTLEQEEFESPPIFSSADRKKFFSLPLTLKNTMINLRTPNNKVFFLVASGYFKARRKFFGWQFRQSDIQYVALQIGVNLDEITINAYSKESYARHQRIILNYFGFKAFDLTAKNFIIKEITTLIRVQFRPKLIMLESIETLIRHNIALPSYNVLADLIITEINHQRVLLGEIVDGCLSENQRQKLDDLLEKEPNDKIDGGWRYRLTLLKKPYQSTQPTKIRANLSDLNILQTLYLDLKTTLSQLNLSSECIRYYAYSVIKSQIPQVSRRADAE, from the coding sequence ATGGCAAGAATGAAAATATTTAACACGCTGGAACAGGAAGAATTCGAATCACCTCCAATATTCAGCAGTGCTGACAGGAAGAAATTCTTCTCTCTGCCTCTAACGCTTAAAAATACAATGATAAATTTACGTACCCCTAACAATAAAGTTTTCTTTTTAGTGGCTTCTGGTTATTTTAAAGCCCGCCGCAAATTTTTCGGCTGGCAGTTTCGTCAGTCGGATATACAATATGTAGCTCTTCAAATTGGTGTTAACCTCGATGAGATTACGATCAATGCTTATAGTAAGGAATCTTATGCACGTCACCAACGTATCATCTTAAATTATTTTGGTTTTAAGGCTTTTGACCTTACAGCTAAAAATTTTATTATCAAAGAAATTACCACTCTAATCAGGGTTCAATTTAGACCTAAGCTTATTATGCTAGAAAGCATTGAAACACTCATTCGTCACAACATTGCCCTTCCTAGCTATAATGTACTGGCAGATTTGATTATCACAGAGATAAACCATCAGCGAGTTTTACTTGGTGAAATTGTTGATGGTTGCCTGAGTGAAAATCAGCGTCAAAAGCTCGATGATTTGCTAGAAAAAGAGCCTAACGACAAAATAGATGGCGGCTGGCGCTATCGTTTAACTTTGCTTAAAAAGCCTTATCAATCCACCCAGCCAACAAAGATTAGGGCAAACCTTTCAGATCTGAATATTTTGCAGACCCTTTATCTTGATTTGAAAACAACTTTAAGTCAGTTAAACTTGAGCTCTGAATGTATCCGTTATTACGCCTATTCTGTGATTAAATCACAGATCCCTCAGGTTTCACGACGTGCAGATGCTGAATGA
- a CDS encoding recombinase family protein: MYLQLIRISEKNKADILNFANNHDLGKVHFIEEIASGKKTWHERKIAQVLEELREADVIIVAELSRLGRSMLECMEILSLATEKGICIYSVKGNWQLDHSIQSKIMALVFSMAAEIERDLISQRTKEALRFKKEQGFTLGRPKGPGKSKLDPFRLEIENLLANGTTQKFIAQRYHTTEANLHNWLKKHGLKTAKV, from the coding sequence GTGTATCTACAGCTGATCAGAATATCGGAAAAAAACAAGGCTGATATTCTAAATTTTGCTAACAATCATGACCTAGGAAAGGTCCATTTTATAGAAGAAATTGCTTCCGGAAAAAAAACTTGGCATGAGCGCAAAATTGCACAAGTGCTAGAGGAGCTGAGGGAGGCGGATGTGATTATTGTGGCAGAGCTTTCTCGCCTTGGTCGTAGTATGCTTGAATGCATGGAGATTTTATCTCTAGCCACAGAGAAAGGAATTTGTATTTACTCAGTTAAAGGTAATTGGCAATTAGATCATAGTATTCAAAGCAAAATTATGGCACTAGTATTCTCAATGGCAGCAGAAATTGAGCGTGATTTAATTTCTCAACGCACCAAAGAAGCTTTGCGTTTTAAGAAGGAACAAGGTTTTACCCTTGGTCGTCCCAAGGGTCCGGGCAAGAGTAAATTAGATCCATTCCGTCTAGAAATAGAAAATCTGTTAGCTAATGGAACAACACAAAAATTTATTGCGCAACGCTATCACACAACAGAAGCCAATCTCCATAATTGGTTAAAAAAGCATGGGCTAAAGACAGCTAAAGTATAA
- a CDS encoding putative quinol monooxygenase — protein MSTTLFVFAKITPKPKHFDEAKQAILNIAPATRDECGCIEFILLEDGDGNLCLHEEWTDELALQAHYEMDYVKPIFKAYESWLMQPVEVMKMKKVC, from the coding sequence ATGAGTACAACCCTATTTGTTTTTGCAAAAATCACACCGAAGCCAAAGCATTTTGATGAAGCTAAGCAGGCAATTCTTAATATCGCTCCTGCCACTCGCGATGAGTGTGGTTGTATCGAGTTTATTTTACTTGAAGATGGTGATGGAAATTTATGTTTGCATGAAGAGTGGACGGATGAGTTAGCATTGCAAGCTCATTATGAAATGGATTATGTGAAGCCTATTTTTAAAGCCTATGAGTCTTGGCTTATGCAGCCTGTAGAAGTTATGAAAATGAAAAAGGTTTGCTGA
- a CDS encoding single-stranded DNA-binding protein, which produces MARGVNKVILVGNLGSDPEIRFTQTGESVATFSVATTEQYKDASGQQQEIIEWHRVEHMNSCWHDLYNDLC; this is translated from the coding sequence ATGGCACGAGGCGTTAATAAAGTCATATTAGTTGGCAACTTAGGCTCTGACCCAGAGATTAGGTTCACACAGACAGGTGAAAGTGTTGCAACATTTTCAGTTGCAACCACTGAGCAATACAAAGATGCATCGGGACAGCAACAAGAAATAATTGAATGGCACCGTGTTGAGCACATGAATTCATGTTGGCATGATTTATACAATGATCTTTGTTAG
- a CDS encoding TFIIB-type zinc ribbon-containing protein gives MQCPVCKTTTLQLSERQQVEIDYCPDCRGVWLDRGELDKIIERSEPQQQPSNHNPPYRHEGQDHSSHHKSKYNRKKRSSFLGELFDF, from the coding sequence ATGCAATGCCCTGTTTGTAAAACAACGACACTACAACTTTCAGAGCGCCAACAAGTTGAAATCGATTACTGTCCTGACTGCCGCGGTGTTTGGCTCGACCGTGGCGAACTTGATAAAATTATTGAGCGCTCCGAACCACAACAACAGCCATCCAATCACAATCCACCTTACCGTCATGAAGGGCAAGACCACTCTTCTCATCACAAAAGCAAATATAACAGGAAAAAACGTAGCTCCTTCCTAGGTGAGCTCTTTGACTTTTAA
- a CDS encoding LysE family transporter produces MKKSTLSVEENKHQPVQSQPVFMAFRDGLLTNVLNPKCTLFMLSIFTLVVKPHTSTYIQASYGLEIALVTTAWFVFLAMSLTYHRVKAKIEKVQHAVSKLIGAVLITLGLVVIFES; encoded by the coding sequence GTGAAAAAAAGTACACTGTCTGTCGAAGAAAATAAACATCAACCGGTTCAGTCTCAGCCTGTCTTTATGGCGTTTAGAGATGGTTTATTAACTAATGTGCTTAATCCAAAATGTACTTTATTTATGCTATCCATTTTTACTTTAGTTGTTAAACCACACACATCGACCTACATTCAAGCATCTTATGGCTTGGAAATTGCCTTGGTTACGACGGCTTGGTTTGTCTTTTTGGCAATGAGCTTAACGTATCATCGTGTCAAAGCAAAAATTGAAAAAGTTCAACACGCCGTTTCTAAGCTTATTGGTGCTGTCTTAATTACTTTAGGTCTTGTTGTTATTTTTGAATCCTAG
- a CDS encoding LysE family transporter, whose product MVEYYTIALIALLAAVSPGPDFVIVAKNALLYDRRSGVMTSVGAGVLVHSFYCVLGLAVVISQSLLLFSLIKYLGAAYLIYLGVKSLFSEKKYTVCRRK is encoded by the coding sequence ATGGTTGAATATTATACGATTGCATTAATTGCCTTGCTTGCGGCGGTATCCCCAGGACCTGATTTTGTGATTGTTGCTAAAAATGCACTGCTTTATGATCGTCGTAGTGGGGTTATGACTTCTGTGGGTGCTGGTGTACTGGTGCATTCGTTTTACTGCGTATTGGGGCTTGCTGTCGTTATTTCCCAATCGTTGTTGCTTTTTAGCCTGATTAAGTATTTGGGAGCCGCTTACTTGATTTACTTAGGAGTAAAAAGTTTATTCAGTGAAAAAAAGTACACTGTCTGTCGAAGAAAATAA
- a CDS encoding DUF3750 domain-containing protein: protein MLLKVISIVVIVLLVFLLGPLWLAVMGKVQFGQDWRTADRSSTGIAPKANRAKEAIVQVYEAKAFNWRGLFAVHTWISVKPQGADHYTNYQVIGWNAYHGRPIIDISSGAPDRMWFGHEPKVIKTILGKPAQAMIPKIEQAVKSYPYPKTYQAWPGPNSNTFIAYVLSHVPELGVAMPANALGKDYVPLRQMISQVPSKTGYRLSLLGVFGLAVSSQEGVQVNLLGLTLGLSWRPWGVIVPGVGLIPEVKDDHNYGQSTKATVVESTSQQ, encoded by the coding sequence ATGTTGCTTAAGGTGATTTCTATTGTAGTGATTGTTTTACTTGTCTTCTTATTGGGGCCTTTGTGGTTGGCGGTGATGGGCAAGGTCCAATTTGGTCAAGATTGGCGGACTGCGGATCGTAGCTCTACAGGCATTGCACCAAAAGCAAATCGTGCCAAAGAAGCGATTGTGCAAGTTTATGAAGCAAAAGCTTTTAATTGGCGTGGTTTATTCGCAGTTCATACGTGGATTTCTGTAAAACCACAAGGGGCAGATCATTATACGAACTATCAAGTGATTGGCTGGAATGCTTATCATGGCCGACCGATTATCGACATATCATCAGGTGCTCCAGATCGTATGTGGTTTGGTCATGAGCCTAAAGTCATTAAGACAATCCTTGGCAAACCGGCGCAAGCGATGATTCCTAAGATAGAGCAAGCGGTGAAAAGCTATCCTTACCCTAAGACCTATCAGGCTTGGCCCGGGCCAAATAGTAATACATTTATTGCCTATGTATTGAGTCACGTCCCAGAGTTAGGTGTTGCAATGCCTGCGAATGCTTTAGGGAAAGACTATGTGCCATTGCGTCAAATGATCAGCCAAGTTCCTAGTAAAACGGGTTACCGGCTTTCTTTATTAGGAGTATTCGGCTTGGCTGTGTCTAGCCAAGAAGGGGTTCAGGTTAATTTGTTAGGGCTAACTTTAGGGCTGTCATGGCGCCCTTGGGGAGTGATTGTGCCAGGAGTTGGGTTAATACCAGAAGTAAAAGATGACCATAATTATGGTCAATCGACGAAAGCGACGGTTGTTGAAAGCACAAGCCAGCAGTGA
- a CDS encoding response regulator, which yields MLINFSDLIIGGREGLNHLVNELAETGGDVAKKYLMVISDIEMPEIDGYAFTRACREHPGLQKFVYYAEHFDYRSL from the coding sequence GTGTTGATAAATTTTAGCGACTTAATTATAGGTGGTCGAGAGGGACTCAACCACTTAGTGAATGAACTTGCAGAAACAGGTGGCGATGTTGCGAAAAAATACTTGATGGTGATCTCTGATATCGAAATGCCAGAGATCGATGGCTATGCCTTCACTCGTGCTTGTCGGGAGCACCCAGGGCTGCAAAAATTTGTTTATTATGCTGAACACTTCGATTACAGGAGTCTTTAA
- a CDS encoding ankryin encodes MIPHSGEPFYQNKMSMSSELKLLLKLAKTNNGESLKSFIKEHQSLLKERSDNQLTPLQVAVYNGSIETALIFIEYGGPPIIRAKFYSKKNRSSVIHYCLARGWDTINKEHSKLPFNKVIIAATNLMKERVFSLRDVYGINPLGAAVLTGQKQAADFFLNLSYCKKSTIEYEKNLVNKLRGIT; translated from the coding sequence ATGATCCCTCATTCAGGTGAGCCTTTTTATCAAAATAAAATGTCAATGAGCAGTGAATTAAAACTCCTATTGAAGTTAGCTAAGACTAATAATGGTGAAAGCCTTAAAAGTTTCATCAAAGAGCATCAATCTCTCCTTAAAGAGCGTTCAGACAATCAGTTAACACCTCTTCAAGTCGCTGTTTACAATGGCTCGATAGAAACAGCCCTTATTTTCATAGAATATGGTGGCCCACCTATTATACGAGCCAAATTTTATAGCAAGAAAAATCGTTCATCTGTTATCCACTATTGCTTAGCAAGAGGCTGGGATACAATAAACAAAGAACATAGTAAATTGCCATTCAACAAAGTAATTATTGCAGCAACAAATCTCATGAAAGAAAGAGTCTTTTCTCTAAGAGATGTTTATGGTATAAACCCATTAGGGGCTGCTGTCTTAACAGGGCAAAAGCAAGCTGCTGATTTTTTCTTGAATCTTAGCTACTGTAAAAAGTCTACTATTGAATATGAGAAAAATTTAGTGAATAAACTAAGAGGCATAACGTAG
- a CDS encoding tyrosine-type recombinase/integrase produces MSREGQAKVLTSKEFKRLITVTSQGPYPTRNVALVYTSFYLGLRVKEIAALTIGDVQDVGTGNLHEIVNLSSDMTKGGKQRYIYLSHFKLKKALLDYLNEVKVIGETPYLSTAPLFRSRNKNRFTPNSLQQVFARLYQEAGIVGASSHSGRRTYATRLAEKGVDLKALSTLMGHASVQMTARYVNDNPERLKRISTLIDY; encoded by the coding sequence GTGTCGAGAGAAGGACAAGCTAAGGTGCTCACATCGAAAGAATTTAAGCGACTCATCACTGTAACGTCACAAGGCCCATATCCAACTCGAAACGTCGCTCTGGTTTACACGTCATTTTATTTGGGATTACGTGTTAAAGAAATTGCGGCACTGACTATCGGTGATGTTCAAGATGTTGGAACGGGTAATTTACATGAAATCGTGAATTTATCTTCAGACATGACCAAAGGGGGTAAGCAGCGCTATATTTACTTAAGTCATTTTAAACTGAAAAAAGCCTTGCTTGACTATTTGAATGAAGTGAAAGTGATAGGAGAAACACCTTACTTAAGCACAGCGCCGCTATTTCGCTCTCGAAATAAAAATCGTTTTACACCTAACTCCTTACAACAGGTCTTTGCTCGCCTTTATCAGGAGGCTGGTATTGTTGGCGCATCTTCACATAGTGGCCGCCGCACTTATGCAACTCGGCTTGCTGAAAAAGGGGTTGACTTAAAAGCGCTTAGTACTTTAATGGGACATGCTTCTGTACAAATGACCGCAAGATATGTTAATGATAACCCTGAACGTTTAAAGCGAATTTCTACATTGATTGATTATTAG
- a CDS encoding AbrB/MazE/SpoVT family DNA-binding domain-containing protein, with the protein MSKLKIRKIGNSLGSIFPQDVMDHLGASPGDEFIYVKKENGIEIIKYDDEAIQQMQAFDKIQKQYKNVFKALAKEQDDLDK; encoded by the coding sequence ATGAGCAAACTGAAAATCAGAAAGATTGGCAACTCACTTGGGAGCATTTTTCCTCAAGATGTAATGGATCATCTCGGGGCATCTCCTGGGGACGAATTTATTTATGTCAAAAAAGAAAATGGCATTGAAATCATCAAATATGATGATGAAGCCATACAACAAATGCAAGCTTTCGATAAAATTCAGAAACAATATAAAAATGTTTTTAAGGCGCTAGCAAAAGAGCAAGATGATCTGGATAAATAA
- a CDS encoding type II toxin-antitoxin system death-on-curing family toxin, translating into MIWINKLIVLQAHDTMIMQFGGSYGIRDEGLLESALIQPQQAFHYKEPKPDLYDLAAKYAYHIVKNHAFIDGNKRTALSTCLAFLEINGISANYKETALFYAIRELASGEINEFEFSSFLKTQNKDS; encoded by the coding sequence ATGATCTGGATAAATAAACTTATTGTACTACAAGCCCATGATACGATGATTATGCAGTTTGGTGGCAGCTATGGAATCCGTGATGAAGGCTTGTTGGAATCAGCACTCATTCAACCACAGCAAGCATTCCATTACAAAGAGCCGAAACCAGATTTGTATGACCTTGCAGCAAAATATGCCTACCACATTGTTAAAAACCATGCTTTTATTGACGGCAACAAAAGAACGGCTTTAAGTACATGCCTCGCTTTTTTGGAGATTAATGGCATAAGTGCTAATTATAAAGAAACCGCGTTATTTTATGCTATAAGAGAGCTTGCATCTGGAGAAATTAACGAATTCGAATTTTCTTCATTTTTAAAAACACAAAACAAAGATAGTTAG
- a CDS encoding retron St85 family RNA-directed DNA polymerase, with protein sequence MSYLIKVPSYVEFLKKVYSLISKISNDLLISEEKIKNVIDRSSLLYHEFTIVKNNKSRVIHNPAKELKAIQIYLTNMFIKQAPIHDCAFAYREGISIKNCVEKHIDSNYFFLTDFKDFFHSIMFDDILRFLKLTNISQYLSRDEDCSDFAKVMCRYKRLTIGSPSSPSLSNALCFRLDEVINRFCCNNNLIYSRYADDICISSENKINCNLVRKSILSSIQEANVIRRLRVNPSKTRTLNRAKRVKILGLNITSDRKISIGRSKKREIKSMVNMWKYNRINNIERSYLSGYISYCLAVEEDFVMGLYQKYGSTLINRIREYNASYAREKNLLLENSLMDINHSDYN encoded by the coding sequence ATGAGTTACTTAATTAAAGTTCCTTCCTATGTTGAGTTTTTAAAAAAAGTGTACAGTTTAATTAGCAAAATATCTAATGATTTGCTTATTTCTGAAGAAAAAATAAAAAATGTGATTGATCGGTCTTCACTGTTGTATCATGAATTTACTATTGTAAAAAATAATAAATCCAGAGTGATTCATAATCCTGCTAAAGAGCTAAAAGCTATACAAATATATTTGACTAATATGTTTATTAAACAAGCCCCGATTCACGACTGTGCATTTGCATACAGAGAAGGAATTTCTATTAAAAATTGTGTCGAAAAACATATTGATTCTAATTATTTTTTTCTGACTGATTTTAAAGATTTTTTTCACTCAATTATGTTTGATGATATTTTAAGATTTTTGAAGTTAACTAATATTTCTCAATATTTATCTAGAGATGAAGATTGTAGTGATTTTGCAAAAGTTATGTGTAGATATAAAAGGTTAACGATTGGTTCACCGTCTTCACCGAGCTTATCTAATGCTTTGTGCTTTCGGTTAGATGAGGTTATCAATCGCTTTTGTTGTAATAATAACTTAATTTATAGTAGGTATGCAGATGACATATGTATTTCAAGCGAGAATAAAATTAATTGCAACTTAGTAAGAAAAAGCATTTTATCTTCAATACAAGAAGCAAACGTAATAAGGAGGTTAAGAGTTAACCCTAGCAAAACAAGAACCCTAAATAGAGCTAAGAGAGTAAAAATATTGGGCTTAAATATAACTTCAGATAGAAAAATCTCTATAGGACGATCAAAGAAAAGAGAAATAAAATCGATGGTTAATATGTGGAAATATAATAGAATAAACAATATTGAGCGGTCATATCTGTCTGGATATATCTCTTATTGCTTAGCTGTCGAAGAAGACTTCGTTATGGGATTATATCAAAAGTATGGTTCTACTCTTATCAATAGAATAAGGGAATACAATGCAAGCTATGCTAGAGAGAAAAATCTTCTACTAGAAAATTCATTGATGGATATTAATCATTCTGATTACAACTAA
- a CDS encoding retron St85 family effector protein: MFKSASLPKIIFICGGNNHSKRDQLISYIMRHGVNDRIVTCKAENAWNIIVEQKLTKTSNALEFENELADLSDCIIIIVESAGSIAELGAFSNSDSLRKKLLPILDKQYEKDISFVNTGPVKWVNKDSKYQPSLYIDFNCLLTHGDEILERVRNSSLRGIRPSKRYSNRHLTLKELLFLSSM, encoded by the coding sequence ATGTTTAAATCAGCATCTCTCCCCAAGATTATTTTTATTTGTGGGGGAAACAATCACTCAAAACGTGATCAGTTGATTTCATATATTATGAGGCACGGAGTGAATGATCGCATTGTGACTTGCAAAGCAGAAAATGCATGGAATATCATAGTAGAGCAAAAACTAACAAAGACCTCAAATGCTTTAGAATTTGAAAATGAGCTAGCAGACCTATCTGATTGTATAATCATTATTGTGGAGAGTGCTGGCAGTATTGCTGAGTTAGGTGCCTTTTCAAATTCTGATTCCCTTAGAAAGAAACTCCTGCCTATCTTAGACAAGCAGTATGAAAAGGATATTTCATTTGTTAATACTGGCCCAGTTAAGTGGGTAAACAAAGACTCTAAATATCAACCTTCACTTTATATAGACTTCAACTGCCTTTTAACTCATGGGGATGAAATTTTAGAAAGGGTGCGAAATTCAAGTTTAAGAGGGATAAGGCCATCAAAGAGATATAGTAACAGACACCTCACTCTAAAAGAGTTACTTTTTTTGTCATCTATGTAA
- the tnpA gene encoding IS66 family insertion sequence element accessory protein TnpA — translation MEEIMNIKRSRAEWLSLVEQWRESGQTLKEFCQSNGLKHTQFSYYAAVQRKQKKDSLGFVEIKTAPTGLSLKLCGQHELILSPDFDEHTLLKVLNVASHVQ, via the coding sequence ATGGAAGAAATAATGAATATCAAGAGATCACGCGCCGAATGGTTGAGTTTAGTTGAGCAATGGCGTGAGTCAGGCCAAACCCTTAAAGAGTTTTGTCAATCGAATGGCCTAAAGCATACACAATTTAGCTATTATGCGGCTGTCCAGCGTAAGCAGAAAAAAGACAGCCTTGGTTTTGTCGAGATCAAAACAGCACCTACAGGGTTGTCACTTAAATTGTGTGGACAGCATGAATTGATTCTCTCTCCCGATTTTGATGAGCATACTTTACTCAAGGTACTCAATGTGGCTAGCCATGTTCAATGA
- the tnpB gene encoding IS66 family insertion sequence element accessory protein TnpB: MRLPSSTKIYLATTYCDMRKSIDGLAWEVESRFNLNVLDGAVFIIF; encoded by the coding sequence ATGAGATTGCCGTCATCCACTAAGATTTATCTGGCAACGACATACTGTGATATGCGTAAATCGATCGATGGTTTAGCTTGGGAGGTTGAGTCTCGATTTAATCTTAATGTACTTGATGGTGCCGTTTTTATCATTTTTTAA
- the tnpB gene encoding IS66 family insertion sequence element accessory protein TnpB (TnpB, as the term is used for proteins encoded by IS66 family insertion elements, is considered an accessory protein, since TnpC, encoded by a neighboring gene, is a DDE family transposase.) produces MSLDLILMYLMVPFLSFFNRKKDKLKYLYSDGTGFCLLYKRLEKGCFKFPKLNDAYYLMSEAQLSLLLDGVNWYEIKKKTKEKYSKLF; encoded by the coding sequence TTGAGTCTCGATTTAATCTTAATGTACTTGATGGTGCCGTTTTTATCATTTTTTAATCGTAAGAAAGATAAGCTGAAATACTTATATTCTGATGGCACGGGTTTTTGCTTGCTTTATAAGCGTCTTGAAAAAGGCTGCTTTAAATTTCCTAAATTAAATGATGCATATTACCTGATGAGTGAAGCTCAATTGAGTTTGCTTTTAGATGGGGTTAATTGGTACGAGATAAAGAAAAAAACTAAGGAAAAATACAGTAAATTATTTTAA
- a CDS encoding IS66 family transposase, producing the protein MKDAQIYPQDINDCHKLIDQVSIERDHYKALYEQLKRYRYGQRSEKLSADQLALFDELLGANEQEKESEFESTTEP; encoded by the coding sequence ATGAAGGATGCCCAAATTTACCCACAAGATATTAACGACTGCCATAAGTTGATTGATCAAGTAAGCATTGAGCGTGATCATTATAAAGCTTTGTATGAACAGTTGAAACGTTATCGTTATGGGCAGCGTTCCGAAAAATTAAGTGCTGACCAGCTCGCGCTTTTTGATGAACTGCTTGGGGCCAATGAGCAAGAAAAAGAGAGTGAGTTCGAGTCCACCACAGAACCCTAA
- a CDS encoding FYVE zinc finger domain-containing protein, which yields MIKEAEHRIKKYQLCIAKPPSPDREFEILTDLWSKCYDFRMKNNKFKPDNSRSDCSICNEEFKLFFRRHHCRYCGNLICSDCSHTSKTSLDLIKNKQYRICSE from the coding sequence ATGATCAAAGAAGCAGAACATCGTATCAAAAAATATCAATTATGTATAGCAAAGCCTCCCTCCCCTGATAGAGAGTTTGAAATTTTAACAGATCTTTGGAGTAAATGTTATGATTTTAGGATGAAAAATAATAAATTTAAGCCTGACAATAGTCGAAGCGACTGTTCTATTTGCAATGAAGAGTTTAAACTTTTTTTTAGAAGACACCATTGCCGTTATTGTGGTAATTTAATTTGTAGTGACTGTTCTCACACGAGTAAAACATCTCTAGATTTAATTAAAAATAAACAGTATAGAATTTGTTCAGAGTGA